In Nonlabens agnitus, the DNA window AGCCTCAGGGCTGGTTTTTTGTTTTTAAATGGAATTTCAATAGTTATAAAATCACGGTAAGACTCTTGTGTAATTTTCTTACAGTCTCAAGGCTTGATGATTAGCCTACGTGCTAAAATTATTTGTCCTTATCAACAGGTTATAAACTAGTTTTTCATTAAAAATGTTAACCAACTGAAGACAAGGAAATCTTAAAAATCGTTGGCTTTCCTCTATTTTTGATCCTATGGAAAAAGTACAGGAAAGAGTATCGATCGTGACGGGAAACAGTCCCGTGATATCGTTAGAGAAAGGAAAAATACCACCGCAAGCTATTGATCTTGAGAAGGTTGTGTTAGGTGCGTTAATGATTGATGGTAAAGGTGTTGATGAGGTAATCGATCTACTAACTCCAGATGCTTTCTACCATAAAGCGCACCAATCCATATTTGACGCCATTGATAAATTGTTCAAAAGCGGTAGTCCAGTAGATTTATTAACCGTTAGCGCCCAACTGCGTCGAGATGAGAAGTTGGAGTCTGTAGGTGGTGACCATTATCTGGTTCAATTATCTCAATTGGTGAGTTCTACGGCACACATAGAGTTCCACGCGAGGATCATATTGCAAAAATTCATCCAGCGCAGTTTGATTAAGATTTCTACAGAAATCATCAATGATTCCTATGAAGAATCCACTGATGTTTTTGACCTATTAGATAAAGCAGAATCCAAACTGTATGAAGTCGCGCAAGGAAACATACGCAAGAGTACAGAAACAGCGATGGATCTGGTACGTCAGGCAAAACAGCGTATAGAAGAAATTGCCAAACGTGATGGACTAAGTGGTGTACCTACTGGCTTTAATGATTTGGATAAATTGACCAGTGGCTGGCAGCCCAGTGACCTTGTCATTATCGCGGCACGTCCTGGTATGGGAAAAACGGCTTTTACCTTGTCCATGGCACGTAACATTGCAGTAGGTAGCAACATCCCAGTAGCGTTCTTCTCTCTTGAGATGAGTAGCGTCCAGTTGATCACTCGTTTGATATCTTCAGAAACAGGTCTGTCCTCAGAAAAATTACGTACCGGTAACCTTGAGCCCCATGAATGGGAACAACTCAATGTAAAAGTGAAGGATCTGGAACAGGCACCTATATTTATTGATGACACGCCATCACTTTCCATATTTGACCTGCGTGCTAAATGTAGACGTCTCGCTTCACAGCATGGTATCAAACTCATTATGGTCGATTACCTGCAGTTAATGACTGCACAGACAAATGCAAAAGGTGGTAATCGTGAGCAGGAAATATCAACGATTTCCCGTAACCTTAAGGCACTTGCCAAAGAACTTGAGGTACCCGTCATTGCACTATCCCAATTATCACGTGCGGTAGAGACACGTGGCGGTAGCAAGCGACCGTTACTTTCTGACCTGCGTGAATCTGGAGCGATCGAGCAGGATGCAGATATCGTTTCCTTTATCTACAGACCAGAATATTATGGTCTGGAAGAATGGGACGATGACGACCAGACACCATGTAAAAACCAGGCAGAATTCATAGTGGCAAAACACCGTAATGGTGCGACAGACTCTATCAGGCTCAAGTTCTTGGGTCAATTTGGTAAGTTTGATAACCTTGAAGAGCAATGGGCGATCCCACAAGAGTTTGGTAGCAAAATGAATCAGGCAAATGATGATACTTTTAGGCCAGATACGCCTAACTTTCCTTCGCCTGGTGATGCCTTTGGTGGTCCACAAAGTGACGACGACGACGGCCTGGCGTTCTAGAGAAAAGTCGGCAGGAAAATTGCACTTTAGCTTTTGATATGTACTTTGTGCTGGATATGGAATTCGCTTTCGCGAAAGCGAACTCTTCTTCAACCTTAGTCTCTAACTAAATACATTTGTGGATCTTCAAAACAACTTGCAGTGAGAAATAAATCCTTACGTTCCGTGTTCTGTTTGATGGCATTTTTATTGGCGCTATCCAACGTTAGCGCGCAATACTTGCTGATTCCTATGGATGCCGAAACACAAACGGACCATCTAAAAGCTTACGGAATTTCCTACTGGCTGCTCGCCAAAGGGACTAAAGTAAAGTGGTTACTCAATTACCGTGGCGGCTCTTTTCTCATCCCAGAAACGGAAGAATTCAAAAAGGAACTGATCATTCGTGGCGTTTCTTATGAACCCATGAGCGATGGTGAGGTTACCTCTATGCTGGAGCTTATCGCCAGCCCATCACAAAACATGCAGGAAGTGTTGCTTGAAAAAGCTCCTAAAATTGCCGTGTACACGCCTACGGGAAAAGCGCCTTGGGACGATGCGGTGACTATGGTTCTCACTTATGCAGAGATTCCTTATGAAAAAATCTACGACAAAGAAGTGCTAGCCGATGAGCTGCTCTTGTACGACTGGTTGCACCTTCACCATGAGGATTTTACTGGTCAATATGGAAAATTTTATCGCAATTACAGGACAGCACCTTGGTACATCGAGGAAAAACAAGACGCTGAAAAGCTAGCTGCAGAATTAGGCTATTCCAAAGTGAGCGAGGAAAAGCGTGATGTGGCTCTCAAAATTAGGGACTATGTGATAGGCGGCGGTTTTATGTTTGCCATGTGTAGCGCTACTGATAGTTTTGACATTGCCCTTGCCGCAGAAGGCGTCGATATAGCAGAGACTATGTTTGATGGTGACCCATCTGATGCTAATTATCAAAGTAAGATTGATTACACCAAAACTTTTGCGTTCACTGATTTTGAATTAGAGCGTTCGCCCATGGTTTATGAGTTTAGCAGCATTGATATGACGAGTAAACGCAGGATTGAAAAAGAGCGCGATTACTTTTCTTTGATGGATTTTAGCGCAAAATGGGATCCTATTCCTACCATGTTGAATCAAAACCATACTAGTCTGGTCAAAGGATTTATGGGTCAAACGACCAGTTATGATAGGGATGAGGTCAAGAAAAATGTATTGGTGCTAGGAGAAAACAAGACCAATAAAGAGGCACGATACATTCATGGCATTAGGGGAAAAGGTTTTTTCACGTTCTATGGCGGCCACGATCCAGAAGATTACCAGCATAGGGTAGGTGACCCAAAAACAGAATTGAGTTTGCATCCCAATTCACCTGGTTACCGATTGATTCTCAACAATGTCTTATTTCCAGCAGCTCGTAAAAAGAAGCAGAAGACTTAAGCCGTCATTTGATCCAGCACAACCACATTACGCATTTCGTTTTTTCTTAAATACGTATTGATAATTTGATGGGTGTGATAATTGGGCGTTTTACGTTTAATGTAGGACTCGCACTCATCAATAGTAGAAACTGGAATATCATGATCCACAAATCCATAACCTTGATAGCGTCCGTCTTTAATTAACACCACACAATTTTCTTCGGGATGGCGTCCTTTTTCTTTGATGATAAAAGTTGGCTTGTCATTTTGCAAGGCGTCAATGGCTTTTAGGACTTTTTCATTATAATAATCCACTTCTTCCTCATGGGTACAGATGCCTTCACAATTGCGTAATTTATAATGTGTACAGCGACCGGTCGTGAGTTGCAGCGAGCAATAACGCGGGCAAAGATGAAACTCCTCACACATCCATTCTAATTTTTCTACCGCTTGAGCACGATTGTAGAAAGTAATGACAGAATAGTCAAAGGATTTTGAAACCGCAACGGCTAATTGGATCACACCTCGCTGATTTTTGTATGAGATAATTTGATAAGTGTTGCGTGGTTTTTTCTGTGCGCTATTGAATTTAGGGTAATGATGGCGTATCAAATCTGCTTCTCGCAAAAGGGCCACGGCCTCATTTCCTGTTTCTTCAAAATCAATGTGATGCATTTCTTGTCCCATGAGATAGGATTTGCTCTTCTTGGTATAGAAATGCGATAGCACGCGTTTTTTGATATTGATGGCCTTGCCTACATAAATGACTTTATGGGATTGATCTTTAAAAAGATAAATACCAGGAGTGGACGGCAGCTGATCAAAATGAGCTTTGGGTACATGTGGTGGCAAGGTGCTTTCCTTGCTCTTTACTTTGAGAAATTCAGTGATAACTTCATGATCATCATCCAGCGACAACAATCGTTGGAACAGGATGACGGTGGCATCTGTATCGCCTTCTGCGCGGTGACGATTGTCTAGCGGGATGCTTAAAGAGTGACACAATCTTCCTAGACTGTAGGATGATTTGTTGGGAAGCAGCTTTCGCGAAAGCCGAACAGTACATAATCTTTTACTGCTAAAATCAACATCCAACCTCCTGAATTCATTGCGTATCACGTTGTAGTCAAACCCAACATTGTGGGCAACAAATATGGCATCTTCAAAAAACCGAAGCACATCAACTGCGATTTCTGAAAACAAAGGCGCATCTGCCACCATGTGATCATCAATACCGGTTAGTTGGGTAATAAATCCAGGAATAGGCTGCTGCGGATTTACCAGGCTCGTGAATTTATCCAGTATTTCACCTTCCTTCATTCTCACGATACAGATTTCAGTGATCCTGTTACCGCCTAAACCTTTTCCAGTAGTCTCTACATCGACTACTGCATACACTTGATTGTTGAAATCCATCCTCCAAAAATAAGATGTATTATGGAAATATTCCTATTTATATATTGGAAATATTCCAATAGGTATAATATTAGTCATATGGTTAAAAACATGTGAATTGACTTTTAATTGTAATTAATTTCTAGAGTTATAATATAACTTTAAAATAAAAACCATGGAAACTACGAGAGAAGCAGCTCACCAAAAAGTACACGATACTACTGTAACGCAGTTGAATCAAATTTTGGAAAAGAGTTATGATGCAGAAAAAGGATATAAGAAAGCTATTGAAGACACTGATTCTACAAGACTAAAAACTTTCTTTCAAGAGCGCGCGGCAATGAGAAGCCAGTTTGCGACAGAGATTCATAACGAATTGCACAGACTTAATGAAGAGCCAACCACTCAAGGATCTGCAGCAGGAGCTGTACACAGAGCTTGGATGGATATTAAAAGCGCTTTCACTTCAGAGAATGAAGAAGCTATTCTGGAAGAATGTATAAGAGGTGAAAAAGCTAGTGTAAATGATTACAAAGAAGCTTTGGAAAAAAATGATTTATTGGCCGAAGTAAAACCAATCTTGGAGAAACAATTAGGAATGATTGAAAGTACCTTGAATACGGTCAAAAAATTAGAAGACATCAAGTAAAATAAACTTGACATAAAAAGTAAAATCCAGCTGTTTGAACAGCTGGATTTTTTATTTGTAATTGCACCCTTAAAAAGGTCCCTATGTACAATTACTACCCTAAATTCTTATGAATTTTTTATCTAAGATTTTATTCTTTT includes these proteins:
- the dnaB gene encoding replicative DNA helicase; this encodes MEKVQERVSIVTGNSPVISLEKGKIPPQAIDLEKVVLGALMIDGKGVDEVIDLLTPDAFYHKAHQSIFDAIDKLFKSGSPVDLLTVSAQLRRDEKLESVGGDHYLVQLSQLVSSTAHIEFHARIILQKFIQRSLIKISTEIINDSYEESTDVFDLLDKAESKLYEVAQGNIRKSTETAMDLVRQAKQRIEEIAKRDGLSGVPTGFNDLDKLTSGWQPSDLVIIAARPGMGKTAFTLSMARNIAVGSNIPVAFFSLEMSSVQLITRLISSETGLSSEKLRTGNLEPHEWEQLNVKVKDLEQAPIFIDDTPSLSIFDLRAKCRRLASQHGIKLIMVDYLQLMTAQTNAKGGNREQEISTISRNLKALAKELEVPVIALSQLSRAVETRGGSKRPLLSDLRESGAIEQDADIVSFIYRPEYYGLEEWDDDDQTPCKNQAEFIVAKHRNGATDSIRLKFLGQFGKFDNLEEQWAIPQEFGSKMNQANDDTFRPDTPNFPSPGDAFGGPQSDDDDGLAF
- a CDS encoding asparagine synthetase B, with the translated sequence MAFLLALSNVSAQYLLIPMDAETQTDHLKAYGISYWLLAKGTKVKWLLNYRGGSFLIPETEEFKKELIIRGVSYEPMSDGEVTSMLELIASPSQNMQEVLLEKAPKIAVYTPTGKAPWDDAVTMVLTYAEIPYEKIYDKEVLADELLLYDWLHLHHEDFTGQYGKFYRNYRTAPWYIEEKQDAEKLAAELGYSKVSEEKRDVALKIRDYVIGGGFMFAMCSATDSFDIALAAEGVDIAETMFDGDPSDANYQSKIDYTKTFAFTDFELERSPMVYEFSSIDMTSKRRIEKERDYFSLMDFSAKWDPIPTMLNQNHTSLVKGFMGQTTSYDRDEVKKNVLVLGENKTNKEARYIHGIRGKGFFTFYGGHDPEDYQHRVGDPKTELSLHPNSPGYRLILNNVLFPAARKKKQKT
- a CDS encoding exonuclease domain-containing protein; this translates as MDFNNQVYAVVDVETTGKGLGGNRITEICIVRMKEGEILDKFTSLVNPQQPIPGFITQLTGIDDHMVADAPLFSEIAVDVLRFFEDAIFVAHNVGFDYNVIRNEFRRLDVDFSSKRLCTVRLSRKLLPNKSSYSLGRLCHSLSIPLDNRHRAEGDTDATVILFQRLLSLDDDHEVITEFLKVKSKESTLPPHVPKAHFDQLPSTPGIYLFKDQSHKVIYVGKAINIKKRVLSHFYTKKSKSYLMGQEMHHIDFEETGNEAVALLREADLIRHHYPKFNSAQKKPRNTYQIISYKNQRGVIQLAVAVSKSFDYSVITFYNRAQAVEKLEWMCEEFHLCPRYCSLQLTTGRCTHYKLRNCEGICTHEEEVDYYNEKVLKAIDALQNDKPTFIIKEKGRHPEENCVVLIKDGRYQGYGFVDHDIPVSTIDECESYIKRKTPNYHTHQIINTYLRKNEMRNVVVLDQMTA
- a CDS encoding ferritin-like domain-containing protein, whose product is METTREAAHQKVHDTTVTQLNQILEKSYDAEKGYKKAIEDTDSTRLKTFFQERAAMRSQFATEIHNELHRLNEEPTTQGSAAGAVHRAWMDIKSAFTSENEEAILEECIRGEKASVNDYKEALEKNDLLAEVKPILEKQLGMIESTLNTVKKLEDIK